CTGTTACCAGTAGAAAGAGAGTAAATCTATTAATTCTGGTATATTTTTATCAGAGGTCAAAGAAAGAAGGCCAAGTTCACAGGGATTGGCCTTAATCCCCAGAAAGACCATATGAATATGTCATTAGACATAGAAGCATGACACAAATAATCTGTCAGGATGCAGATGAGTTAAGAGTGACTATTTCAAACTACtttaagagctggagaagtggctcagtggttaggggcgTATGATTCTCTTCCACagaacccaagttcaataccATAGCTCTCATCTatcagcctgtaactccaggccaGGGGAATGTAATATCTCTGACCTCTCTCTCACTTGCATTCttgttcacagacatacacataataaaaaaaaataataaaaataaatctttactaatttgttttgtttagaatttttcagtttggttttgttttttagtcaggatctcagtgtgtagccctgagtggcctagaacttgccatggagaccacacatgtttcagattcacagagatccacctgtctctgcctcctcagtgctggggttccTAGAGTGTACCAGCAGGGACTGCTGGTGTTAGACTTTGTCATGGTTAATCACCAGTGTCAGACTGGCAGACTCTGGACTCACCTAGGAGACAACCCTCTATGCACATTTGTGAGGGGGCTTCTAGGTTGAATAATTGAGATGGGAACACCCATTTTAAGTGTGGTGGCACTATCCCAAGGTCTGAGCTCCTGgactgagagaaaagaagtgacATGAGCACCAAcatccaactctctctctctctctctctctctctctctctctctctctctctctctctctttctctctctctctctgcttcctgaccatggGTACCATGGGACCAAATCTGTCATGCTCCTGCCACCACGCCTTCCCACCATGAGGGACTGTGAACCCTCAGACTGTGAGCTACAGccaaccctttctcccttaagttgcatGTCTCTCCAttcatggtggcgcatgcctgtaatcccagctctgaagagacagaggcagggagatctctgtgagttctaagccaacctgatctacagagtgagttccaggtttgtCAGGGATACGAAACAAAgatctattaaaaaacaaaacaaaacaatgctgCTGCTGTCACGGATTTGAGCACAGCAATGGAAAAAGCAACCAATAGAGACTTGTAATCCACGGACCTGTGTCACAGCTACTGCGTCTGAGGTCATTCAATAAGGCAGCCATTAGGGCATAGTAAGATTCAGAGAAGAGGTCAAAGGAGGCAGTGGAAGCCAGCTGGAGCTTAAGGGTAAAGAGAGGACATGCAATGGCAGAGTGTGAGAGAGAAGTTAGCAatggatgaagaggaggaagcagagcacGCAGGGCTTCTGTAAGGAGGAAGACCAGAGCCTGTGGTTCCGACTACTCACCTATGTCTAACTGCTCCACAGGAAACTCACAGAGAGACCCATGGAAGGTGCTGGGGCAGACACACCTGAGGCCATCCCATGAACCTCCATTCTGGCATCTGTTATCCGGATCTTGACAGTAGTCTCCAGAGAAGCCAGGAGGGCAAATGCACCGGCCCTGCTCCCAGGTGCCACCATTGTCACAAACGCCTGGGAAGCACAGGTAAAATGAGAACCTGACCTTGGCGTCACTGAACTTGAATAAACAAGGAAGGTATGGGGagagaaactaaacagaagaCAAGCGGTCCAACCTGGGGTTGTGGTCAAGCTCACTGGTGTAGTCATCTGAGTAGTGGTTGAAGTTGATCTTGATGGTAGTGATATAAGGGTGGTAGGAGACTTCATGGTGGCCACCGAAGTCTCTGGGGTCTTTGTGGTCACCTTGCTTGAAGCTGTGGTAGTTAGGAAGCTGTTGCTTGGTTTCAGGGTTGAGGGGACACTGACTGAGCCAGGCATATTTGGGGTGGTGATAGAGGTGACATTCAACCGATTGTCCTCCGTGGATGCTGAGGCGCTGCTGAAGACTGTGTCTATAACTATTGTCCTAGAGTCCGTTGAGCTAGGAGCATCAGTGACGGTGTCTGAGGGCTCCGTTTCTGGTGTCATGGAAGAGGTACCCAAATGTGGAGGGAGAAATGTTCTTTCACTGGTAGAACCGGAAGAGGTAACCATGtgggtggtggagggaaagaTGGAGAATGGGGTGATGGGAGCAGATGTTGCTCCAGTACTGGGGTTGATGTCAACACATGGAGTCTGGGGAGAGCTGGGGActatggtgatggtgatggtttCTGGACAGGGCGTAGTGGAAGGAAGAGAGATATAAGAGAAGGGGGTTGATTCGGTATGAGCTGTGGTCAGTGGCGAGGCTGTTGGAGACGTTCTGGTGGTTGAGGacggtgggaaggatgtcactacAGAGGAGATTGTAGCATCTGTGCTGGAGCTCAGGGAGAAGGTAGAGGGAGGTTTAGTGGTAGTCGTTAGCATCGGTCTAgtagcagagagagatggaaaagcaGACattatcactgtgggtgtggaagAGATCAAGGTAGCAAAAGCAGTCACCACTGCGTTTGTAGAAGTGCTGCTCCAGGGGAGGGAATCTGTTCTGGGTTTACCTGATGAAGTAAGTGTACTTAGCGTAGTCGGGGTGGACACAAGAGTCTTCTGAGTAGACGGAACAGTGCTTGTGCTGGGGACATGGGACGCTGACAAGACAGGACTAAAGTTTGGTGAGGTACTCTGagtatgaaaggaagaaagggggtgACCGGGACGTGTAGGAGAAGCACTGGTGGGAAAAGAGGCAATAGAAGTTGACTTTGACAGTGAGATTTCGGGTGAAACTGACATACTCGTCCCAAGAGAACCCGGTGGGGTGTCTCCAGTCATGGTGACAGTAGTTGTCACAGTGGGGACAATGGAATGGTCGGTGCTGAGACTGGAAATCCCTGTGTCCTGGGTGATACTGGTGTGGGTTGGTGATATACTAGAACCTGTATAGGTTGACGTGGTAGCTGTCATGACAGGTGTACCACTGATGCCTGAGGAGACACCTGTATTGAAAATGGTAGAAGTGCCTTCACTAGGCAGAGATGAAGTTAGAGATGTTAGTGTCTCCAGGTGATTAGGGGTAGTAGGATATGAGGGGGTGTTAGTTGTGGGTGTGCTGTCAGGGGATTGGGTGTTTGAGGTCACCATGGCTGACAAGGGGGAGCTGGACACGCTGCCAGTGGCATCTGGCTGTGAACCCAAAGTAGACATAGAGGAAGGAGACATACTTGTGGCTGAGGTTAAAACACTAGGGGTGCTGTGGGAGGGACTCGTGGACATGGCATCTGTGAGTGGGCCTGTCACAGTGACCAAGGACCTGATTGGAAAAGTCATGGTTGTGTCTGTCATGAGTGACTTTGTGGTGCTGACCATGAATGAGGAGGTCAAAGCTGACTCTGTCATGGTGGGCAGGCCTGAGCTCTGTGAAGGGGGAATTGTGGGTGTGAGGGTCTCCAGTGTCCCTGAACTGACAGGAGGTACAGAGATGGCAGTTGTGGACAAGCTGACAGTGGGGTGGCTGTTTAAGGAGGTGAGGCTGGGCGtgctgagagagggaggcaggctgGCCATGGTGACCAGCTGTGTGGTGACAGCATTGCTTGTTTCTGAAGTGAGCATGGAGGTCCAGGTGGGTGTGGCAGAGGTGTCTGGGGTCCTTGTGGCTAAGGTGGAGGTAGGAGAggtgatgggggatggggaatgggtAACAGAGCTAGTGACAGAGTTGGGGAAAGTGACCTGAGGTGTAGCTGTAGATGTGGCATTAATGTTTGGGAGTGAGGTCACCATGGCAGACAATGGGGCACTGGACACTCTGCCAGTGGCATCTGGTTGTGGACCTGACACAGACATAGAGGACGGAGCCCTACTTGTGTGTGAGGTGACCATACTGGAGGTGATGTAGGAAGAGCTTGTGGATCTGCCATAGGTGGGTGGGCCTGTGACAGTGACCAAGGATGTGACTGGGGAAGTCTCAGCTCTGTCtgtcatatgtgactctgtaggaAGGCCTGTGGCAGGACTGACTGTGGATTGGCCTGTGGATGTGGCAGCTAGGCTGGGGAAAGGGGGCTGATCTGTGTCAGTCacagctgaggtaggaggaggagGCTCTGTGGATGAGGGGGCTGTGGGTGTGGTGAGGGTGGTAGGTGTCGGGGTGGACTCAGGTGTTGCATAGACTGTATGTGTGATGGTTGGAGCTGAGGGGACACTGTCCCACTGTGTGGTCCCAGCTGTCCTGGCAGAGATGGATGAGGAGAAGGCAGATTCAGCAGGGAGGCTCGAGGCCAGGGGAGGTGGAGTGTTCCCTGTACTGAAGGGAACAGCTGTCACACTGCTGGTGGTGTGGACCGTGGAGAGAAGGGTAGTGTCCGTGTGCACACTGGTGGGGTTAGAAGAGATGGAGTCAGTCGGTGACAGGCTGGGAACTGTGAGGGTTGCAGTGTGTGACTCTGTGCTCAAAGGCTCTGTGCTGCCCATGGAGAAGGAGGTCAAAGCTGTGTCTGTCATGGTGGGCAGGCCTGAGCTCTGTGAAGGGGGAATTGTGGGTGTGAGGGTCTCCAGTGTCCCTGAACTGACAGAAGGTACAGAGATGGCAGTTGTGGACAAGGTGGCAGTGGGGTGGCTGTTTAAGGAGGTGAGGCTGGGCGtgctgagagagggaggcaggctgGCCATGGTGACCAGCTGTGTGGTGACAGCATTGCTTGTTTCTGAAGTGGGCAGGGAGGTCCAGGTGGGTGTGGCAGAGGTGTCTGGGGTCCTTGTGGCTAAGGTGGAGGTAGGAGAGgtgctgggggatgggggatgggtaaCAGAGCTAGTGACAGAGTTGGGGAAAGTCACCAGGGATGTAGCTATAGATGTGGCATGTGTGACTGGGAGCGTGGTCTCCAAGGGAGATAACGGGGTGCTGTGTGTGGTACCTGCTGTGACCGGTTTTGTGCTTGAGCCAGACACAGAGGTCAGAACCCCATTTGTTGTGGAAGTGAACACACTGCTGGTCACTACAGAAGGTATGGTTGTGCCAGAAGCAAGTGTCTCAGTGGGGGTGATCAAAGAAGTGGCTGGTGGAGCTGACAGTCTATCTGTCCCTGGAGACTCTGTTGGAAGGGCTGTATTAGGTGTGAGTGTGGCTTCCCCAGAGGGTGTGGCAGCTGGGCTGGGTGAGGGAGGCCGACCTGTTCCACTCACTGCTGCAGGAGGACTCAGTTCTGGAGACAAGGGTTCTGTGAGTGTGTTCGTGGTCGTGGGTGCTGGGGTGGAGACCACAGTGGTGTACACTGTGTGCAGAAGTGTTGGAGATGAAGcctcattctctctgtgtgtggtccCAGGACTGCTGCCCACCATGGCTGAGGAGAGCAGGGATGTGACTGGAATGCTTGTGCCCAGGGGCTGAGCTGGAGTGTTTCCCATAGGAGAGGAAGCAATGGTGATGGGTGTGTAGCCAAGGGTAGTGTCCCTGTCCCCACTGGTGGGGATAGAGGAGATGGAGTCAGTCGGTGACAGGCTGGGAACTGTGAGGGTTGCAGTGTGTGACTCTGTGC
This portion of the Arvicanthis niloticus isolate mArvNil1 chromosome 24, mArvNil1.pat.X, whole genome shotgun sequence genome encodes:
- the Muc3a gene encoding mucin-3A; amino-acid sequence: MTSLPLSLSTPSLTSLNSHPTATLSTTAISVPPVSSETLETLTPTIPPSQSSGLPTMTNTTLTSSSMGSTEPLSTESHTATLTVPSLSPTDSISSNPTSVDTDTTLLSTVHTTSSVTAVPFSTGNTPPPLASSLPAESAFSSSISARTAGTTQWDSVPSAPTITHTVYATPESTPTPTTLTTPTAPSSTEPPPPTSAVTDTDQPPFPSLAATSTGQSTVSPATGLPTESHMTDRAETSPVTSLVTVTGPPTYGRSTSSSYITSSMVTSHTSRAPSSMSVSGPQPDATGRVSSAPLSAMVTSLPNINATSAATPQATFPNSVTSSVTHSPSPSTSPTSTLATRTPDTSATPTWTSLPTSETSNAVTTQLVTMTSLPLSLSTPSLTSLNSHPTATLSTTAISVPSVSSGTLETLTPTIPPSQSSGLPTMTDATLTSSSMGSTEPLSTESHTATLTVPSLSPTDSISSIPTSGDRDTTLGYTPITIASSPMGNTPAQPLGTSIPVTSLLSSAMVGSSPGTTHRENEASSPTLLHTVYTTAVSTPAPTTTNTLTEPLSPELSPPAAVSGTGRPPSPSPAATPSGEATLTPNTALPTESPGTDRLSAPPATSLITPTETLASGTTIPSVVTSSVFTSTTNGVLTSVSGSSTKPVTAGTTHSTPLSPLETTLPVTHATSIATSLVTFPNSVTSSVTHPPSPSTSPTSTLATRTPDTSATPTWTSLPTSETSNAVTTQLVTMTSLPLSLSTPSLTSLNSHPTATLSTTAISVPSVSSGTLETLTPTIPPSQSSGLPTMTDTALTSFSMGSTEPLSTESHIATLTVPSLSPTDSISSNPTSVDTDTTLLSTVHTTSSVTAVPFSTGNTPPPLASSLPAESAFSSSISARTAGTTQWDSVPSAPTITHTVYATPESTPTPTTLTTPTAPSSTEPPPPTSAVTDTDQPPFPSLAATSTGQSTVSPATGLPTESHMTDRAETSPVTSLVTVTGPPTYGRSTSSSYITSSMVTSHTSRAPSSMSVSGPQPDATGRVSSAPLSAMVTSLPNTNATSTATPQVTFPNSVTSSVTHSPSPSTSPTSTLATRTPDTSATPTWTSMLTSETSNAVTTQLVTMASLPPSLSTPSLTSLNSHPTATLFTTVISVPSVSSGTLETLTPTIPPSQSSGLPTMTDATLTSSSMGSTEPLSTESHTATLTVPSLSPTDSISSIPTSGDRDTTLGYTPITIASSPMGNTPAQPLGTSIPVTSLLSSAMVGSSPGTTHRENEASSPTLLHTVYTTVVSTPAPTTTNTLTEPLSPELSPPAAVSGTGRPPSPSPAATPSGEATLTPNTALPTESPGTDRLSAPPATSLITPTETLASGTTIPSVVTSSVFTSTTNGVLTSVSGSSTKPVTAGTTHSTPLSPLETTLPVTHATSIATSLVTFPNSVTSSVTHPPSPSTSPTSTLATRTPDTSATPTWTSLPTSETSNAVTTQLVTMASLPPSLSTPSLTSLNSHPTATLSTTAISVPSVSSGTLETLTPTIPPSQSSGLPTMTDTALTSFSMGSTEPLSTESHTATLTVPSLSPTDSISSNPTSVHTDTTLLSTVHTTSSVTAVPFSTGNTPPPLASSLPAESAFSSSISARTAGTTQWDSVPSAPTITHTVYATPESTPTPTTLTTPTAPSSTEPPPPTSAVTDTDQPPFPSLAATSTGQSTVSPATGLPTESHMTDRAETSPVTSLVTVTGPPTYGRSTSSSYITSSMVTSHTSRAPSSMSVSGPQPDATGRVSSAPLSAMVTSLPNINATSTATPQVTFPNSVTSSVTHSPSPITSPTSTLATRTPDTSATPTWTSMLTSETSNAVTTQLVTMASLPPSLSTPSLTSLNSHPTVSLSTTAISVPPVSSGTLETLTPTIPPSQSSGLPTMTESALTSSFMVSTTKSLMTDTTMTFPIRSLVTVTGPLTDAMSTSPSHSTPSVLTSATSMSPSSMSTLGSQPDATGSVSSSPLSAMVTSNTQSPDSTPTTNTPSYPTTPNHLETLTSLTSSLPSEGTSTIFNTGVSSGISGTPVMTATTSTYTGSSISPTHTSITQDTGISSLSTDHSIVPTVTTTVTMTGDTPPGSLGTSMSVSPEISLSKSTSIASFPTSASPTRPGHPLSSFHTQSTSPNFSPVLSASHVPSTSTVPSTQKTLVSTPTTLSTLTSSGKPRTDSLPWSSTSTNAVVTAFATLISSTPTVIMSAFPSLSATRPMLTTTTKPPSTFSLSSSTDATISSVVTSFPPSSTTRTSPTASPLTTAHTESTPFSYISLPSTTPCPETITITIVPSSPQTPCVDINPSTGATSAPITPFSIFPSTTHMVTSSGSTSERTFLPPHLGTSSMTPETEPSDTVTDAPSSTDSRTIVIDTVFSSASASTEDNRLNVTSITTPNMPGSVSVPSTLKPSNSFLTTTASSKVTTKTPETSVATMKSPTTLISLPSRSTSTTTQMTTPVSLTTTPGVCDNGGTWEQGRCICPPGFSGDYCQDPDNRCQNGGSWDGLRCVCPSTFHGSLCEFPVEQLDIDTVETEVGMEVSVEQEFSPDLGDNTSKAYRDFSSAFQGQMQKIYQTVQGFQGVEILSLSWS